The window CGGCCGGGGTGAGCAGCCCCGCCACATGCGCGAGCGGTACCGCCCCCAGCAGTACGGCCCGGAGCGCAGAGTCGGTGACCAGGAGCCGCCACGCGGGAAGCCGGCGCATCCACCTGCCCAGGATCAGTGCGCCCAGGGCGCCGGGCAGGACGTAGGAGGCGACAGCGATGCCGGCCAGCGCGCCTCGGCCGCCGTCGGGCCCCAGCGCGAGCGCGAGCCACGCGACGGCGACGACGGTCATGCCGTCGCCCAGATCGGACAACGCGAAGACCGGCATCAGCCTCCGAAAGGTGCGGTCGGCGAACAGGGAGCGGTAGGGGCCGGGCATCAGGCGTCCCGGTACTGCTGAGAACATGCAGGTCACAGTCGCGCTTCAAGCACACTTGAAGTCAAGGCCGAACAGAAACCAAGGAAGAGGCGGGCATGCGATATCTGCCCATCGGTGAGCTCGCGGACAAAGCCCGCGTGCGAGCTTCAGCGCTGCGCTACTGGGAGGAGCGCGGTCTGCTGCCCGGCGCGCGTCGCGAAGGAGGGCGCCGAGTATGGCCCGCGACCACAGTCCGCCGGGTCGCCCTGATCAAGATGGCGCAGCGGGCAGGGTTCACCCTCGCCGAGATCACGCAACTGCTGGCCGATGACACCACTCCGTCCGCTACCCGCCAGTGGCGGGACA of the Streptomyces sp. NBC_01788 genome contains:
- a CDS encoding MerR family transcriptional regulator; its protein translation is MRYLPIGELADKARVRASALRYWEERGLLPGARREGGRRVWPATTVRRVALIKMAQRAGFTLAEITQLLADDTTPSATRQWRDMATRKLPELDRHIAQTQALRQAVADCLECGCMKFDQCVLLDTTDAAP